TATGACAGGGGTTGTTGTGCTCCTGCCTGCCACTGTTTACAGAGTTTATTCATAGCCTTTGGCTACAAAAGTCTTTGGAAAAGGCAGCATATGCTAGGAGAAGAGGAGCCTGGAGCTTTGTAAAATCTGAAACAGATTTGACAGCTATGCAGTGGGAGTCTTGCTGTGTACCAGCTTaccttctctttttctgcttcATTCTGTTGTATTATTCCCCAGATGTGCGGGGAATGCACTTTCTTTAGTCACTCATCTGTCTATGTAAACGCTTGGATTCCAGTCCTCTCTTTATTAAAAGGTTTTTCATTGAAGTCAGTCAGTTGTTCTTGTAGGCAGCAGTTTGGAACAGAATTTGCTTGACTCCTGTATTTGAGAATACTCATTCGCATTTGTACAAATATCATAATACAAGTGTATACAATATCATTTTAGAGCTGTTTACTTTTAGATGTATTCTTAGACTGCACGAAAAATGAAACAagctacatttatttatacttttagtTCTAAAAGCTTTCTCTTACTTActattaatttatatatttattgttttatttatttatgtaaagcCAGTTTCCatgcaatattttatttatttgattatttatttatttatttatttgctttggTGCAATTAACATATATTAACTTTAGCTATAATTTGTTTGGGACAGAATGCATCTAGGTTATACCTTCTCTAAGATCTTcataacaaataaatcaaaatattttcccAAACGTTTtaattgctaaaaaaaaaaaaaagtattttgtataattttacTTGTGAATATATGCCAATCTGTATGGAACTATGTCCTgtaatgtttcattattttccaaCGTCTATGAATTTTTAGCTGTCTCGTCATTCTTTCAACATTGTTTAATGACAGTTAATGTATCTTAGCATGAAAAATCGAAGCCTTTCATCAGTAAATAACTCcatttgtttgtgtatctgttAATTTATTCCATTTTCTACTAATAACGGTCCATCATGCAGTCGAGTTCCAACTAGCCCATTTGTTTAGTCTGTTTAAATGTTGGTTTAAAACCTGTATTGTTTAAAGAATTGTTTTCAAGGGATAATGTATAAACAAGGggaaataaaaactacaaaatgtgAACCTCTTATTGAACTGTTTCATGGCAATAAATCGATTGTTTCCTATTCATAAGGTGCTCTATTTGATAATTGAGAACACCTATCTGAATGTCTAATCTTAGGTTAAAGCTTgtacagattattattattattattgatgactACATTACCCAGAAAGCCTTGCGGACGTAGTGACGTAATAAATCGGAGACAAGCAATACAACAGCAGAGCACAAGCTAACGAGGAAAACACAAGCACATTGCATGACTAGTTGTCTTTAGCTTCATACAAAAGAGCTTCAGAcctacatttttgtttttgtcagcttAGTCTACAGGAGTTTTAACCTTCGAGGTGAGTTAATGTTTCTTTGAAAACGTTTAGTTTCATGAGCCGGCTACGTCAAGCCAACGTTTGCTAATGTTTGCTAGCTAACATTAACCAAACGCTAACATCACATTACTTTACATTACGTTAAAAACATTGCTTATTGTTCAGAACGTTTTCTTTATCAAAAACTCACTCAGTCTTCGTCTGTCCCTTcatttgttgtgtgttgacCTTCTGGTTAGTGTTTTAAGAGACTGAACAGAGTCAGAATGACTGAAAGTTATCTGTGTTTTCTTCATAAATGATTGATATTGGGTTGTTAATGTTAATCAGATATCACATTGCATGACAAAAATGTTTCGTTTCAATCATTTGAGTGATGTTAACGATGTTTAAAGGATTGGTTTACTACTTTTCAAGTCttgtctttaaaacaacagtcaggtgctcaaattaacaatgaaacagattttccttgctataatcattcctcctgttcatactgacctttagaagatcccttcataatgctgttacaatgtaagtgatgggggccaaaatccacagtctgtatctgaagctaatatgatgcGTCAGCTATCTAGATTAGTCAAattaagtagatatctttcaatgttacagtctttttaatgtcaaagtccctctttttgttactatacttccaccacagctcaacactgtcacacaaagagggaatttgatgctaaaaagactgtaaatgtgacagatatccacctgatatgactaactcactgctgaagcctcatataagcttcagataaacttttaaatgtgtttgtgcacaaagtgactgtgtggacacactgtggattttgttccccatcactacatttgaaggggatcttttaacagccagtatgaacaggaggaatgattacagcaaggaaaacctcatTCAGtcttcatatggacacctgactgttgttttaaggcacacttgaaaaattatgaacctgtcctttaatatgATTGGTtacttttctccattttctatcattgaaaattgaatattttggggttttggactgttcaTAAAATAAGAAAGACATTTGAAGGTGTCACCTCGGGCTCTTGAAATTTTTGAGTGACATTATTACccatttttctcacattttatagagtGATCAATtatatgaaacataaataacagatgaattgataatggaAATAGTCATTAGTTGCTGCCCAACACTAAATAACTGTATTTACTTTAGGTGGGAGGTGACCCTAGGAAATGAAGTGCTAGTTAGAGGAGGTGATATGATAAAAATTAAGtgtaacaatatttttttgacTACATATATTGCCATGGATAATGTAGTGATGTGGGTTTGACCataatttgatgcttttatatatataatatacaatcCAAGCTATGGGTGGATAATTATATCATCTGAAAACACTATTTGTAAAGTGGATATGATGACCAAGCAAGAAGAAGAGATATTAagtctttatttaatttctctcaGCCAATTGCTTTAATTCCAGCTGTAGGACCAAGAAGACCACATTTAAGTTTCATCTCTGTGTTAACGTAAAATTCAGACGGCATACAGTCTTGGTTTTGATATTATGATAGAAAGATCACATTGTTCTACGGTGCATCAACCTCTGGAAGCTCAGTAACACCCTCAAGACCTGTGGTGCTCCCAGGGACACATTTTGGGAACTGATCTGTGTAGCTTGATCTTATCAAACCAGTTAAAGTCTTCATTGTTTCTGCCAACGACTGCAGATGTCTCTGGCGGACGAGCTCCTGGCAGACCTCGAGGAGGCCGGAGATGAAGGAGAGGACGGGTTGTAtccagagggagaggaaggtgAGAGCGATGGAGAGGCGTCACAGggaaggacagagggagggcTGGAAGACATCCCAGAGGAGATGGAGGTGGACTACAGTAAAGCTGAGAGTGTTGCATCCATCGCCAAGCTCCGCAACAGCAAACAGGTGAGTTGTGACATATGAGAGCTTTAAGAAAAGTTGCAATTTGGAGTAAAATGTCTGGTCATTCTAGCATAACCCTACTGTGTGTTAACAGTTTTCAGAGATCATGGACAAAATTTCAGGATATATTGGAAAGCAGCGCAAAAACTCAGAGGGTGAGTGTAACAcattctgcatgttttttttctgtcaaagagTGACAGTATGTTATATCAACTTTTATATTTACCAAGActcataaatacacaaatatggTGTGATTCTGTTGTGGTTTTTGTTTCCTTACAGTCTCAGGCCCCGTCGAAGCTGACCCAGAATACAGACTGATCGTAGCAGCCAATAACCTCACAGTAGAGATCGACAATGAGCTCAGTGAGTTGGCCGTTCTTTTTAATAAcacactcaaaatgttaagacATTTATTCTGTTCTTTACAACCTGAGTTTTCTTATCTTGTTATGCCTTTGTTTCAGATATCATTCACAAGTTTACTCGGGACAAGTACTCCAAGAGGTTCCCAGAGCTCGAGTCTCTGGTGCCAGATTCTCTAGATTACATCCGCACGGTCAAGGTGAGTTGAGGTGATATATTTATTAGGCCTCTAAACTAAAAACCAGTTCAGTATGGGAATAAGGTGTCCCAGTGCTGCTATTTTTTCAGCACTGTTGACTATTTGTGTCTTTGGTTGGACAGAGGACAAATGTTTAGTCACTGAATTTTATAGCTGCACATCTGCAGAAGGCAGAATGAATTATTGAGTTTTTATACATTCATAAGTTTCAGTCAAAAGTCAGTTAGTTTGTGGTCCAAATTATAGTCCCCTACATCATGGGAAAGTGGTTTGATTTAGACAAAACTGAAGACTGATGACTGCCACAACTTCATAAATGATCACGTTTGCTTAGTcgatgttatttttgttttattccagtagaacaggttgaaaatgttttacatgttgttttctgGCATGTGGTTTAAATGTCATGTATTCtccattttgtgttttctgctcagGAACTGGGAAACAACCTGGAAAAGTGCAAGAACAATGAAACTCTACAGCAAATCCTCACCAACGCCACTATTATGGTCGTCAGTGTCACAGCCTCGACCACACAGGGGTGAGTCGGCATTTGTGGTTAAACAACGTATCGCTCACATCCACTGTGATGGTTACGGTTTACACGCTCGCTGCTGATTATCACTCACTTCTCTTGATTGCAAACTGatttctgcacagtgaaaacTGACTTGGTTTTCTGTCCTAATGGTTTTAGGTCACAGCTAAATGAGGATGAACTAAAGCAACTGGAGGAAGCATGTGACATGGCCCTGGAGCTGAACCAGTCTAAACACAGGATATATGAATATGTAGAGTCCAGAATGTCATTCATTGCCCCAAATCTGTCCATCATTGTCGGAGCGTCAACAGCTGCCAAGATCATGGGTGAGAGATGCAAAAGATGAGTTTACACAATTGCTTTTGTCATCACTCTTCTTATTCTCAtgccctcttttttttttttttttttctctggtgtCTCTGGCTGCAGGTATTGCTGGAGGCCTCACTAACCTGTCCAAGATGCCCGCCTGTAACCTGATGCTGCTCGGAGCTCAGAGGAGAACCCTGTCCGGCTTCAGCAGCACCTCTCTGCTGCCCCACACTGGCTTCATCTACCACTGTGATGTCGTGCAGTCACTACCACCCGTGAGcaaatatatgcacatttaaaaactgtgaatgaAGAATATCTACTACTTTCTGAATAGCTGTtagctttttgttattttaaacagctgttttaacagcctttttttgttttttaggacCTCAGGAGGAAAGCAGCTCGTCTGGTGGCTGCAAAGTGCACTCTGGCTGCCCGGGTGGACAGTTTCCATGAGAGCTCAGATGGCAAGGTGATGATCCAGAAGGAGCATGTGCAGATTAATACATGTTAAATTCTTTTTACATACACTATAGAGGACCAAAATATAACACCTGCAGATAAAATGCAGACCAACAGCACCTCAAACTACAGAACCAACTAGAACATCAAACATAAGatgtacaaatgtatttattgcaTGACTAATGGATGCATCATGTTCTCTTGCATTTGAATGCAGCAACATGAAGTTGTTTAGTTCAACTCTAACCTTTCTGACATTAATCTTTGTGTCATTTCTGCAGGTTGGCTACGAtctaaaagaagaaatagagaGGAAGTTTGATAAATGGCAGGAGCCTCCACCAGTGAAGCAGGTCAAACCACTGCCTGCACCACTGGACggacagaggaagaagagaggaggaaggaggtaCGCAACCTGTCAGCCGCTCTAAACATGGACAGCAATATATGGAGATGTCTGATGTTCAGATTCGTTGatttttatgtaacatttcatttcaagttaGTCTAAAGAACTTGATAGGAGTTAACTCAGGTTTTTACCAGAAGAAGATGAATTTAAACATTCTGCACCAACTAAACAGTGAAGCATgttggaaaacaaaaatgttacataacTAGACTACCTCCACCAACaactataaatatatactgCATTAACAAACTCCActgctctcttctctcctcctgaAGGTATCGAAAGATGAAGGAGCGTCTCGGGCTGACTGAGATCAGAAAACATGCCAACAGGATGACCTTTGCAGAGGTCAGTAGGTATTTTCTGTCAGGACTTCAGTATCTCTCGTCACTTCTTTATCTAAACaagtttcactttcatttaaCTGGGTGTCTTGTCAGGCACTAATGGGTTCAAAAAGTAgttcaaaaatatacatattaacATACACTGATCATTTGTAATACACTTCCAATCAGAATatctaaatataaatgaacagaTTCAACAGCTGTGAAGAAAAAATGTAGCCCTGCATTTACATGAGATTAGTGTTGGTGCTCACCTCAGTTCCTCTGGCTGGTTATTCCAACTCCTGAGAGGATGATGGCGAAAAGCAGCCCTGTCTCCAATTTCATCGATATATAACAGCAAAACAGCTTCTACCTTAAGACCGAATGTTTGCAGCCAAGCCAGTGTTGCAAGattaatgtttttcttgccaatTTTCTGTAGTTGTACCAGGAGACTAAGTGTGTTTTTCTAGTCTGTGACAAACTTGAGAAATATCAGGtagaaaaggttttttttctagCAATAACTGTGCAGGTTCAGAACATCATCAATAATCTCTGAGCTGTTTACTTCTCTTTAAGGGACAGCAAACTAGTTTCATGTCACTTTGCACTTGCCAACTATAAGAAGTTAAATTCATAACCGTGAGTTAATGGCTTTCAactcaagaaaagaaaaaatggttTTGACACACTGCAGAGCCAGAGCATAATGTCAaaatattctgtgtgttttcctgttaatTTCATTTATGACAAGCTCGCACTGAGATAaagttacagtttgttttggattttGGCACACAATTTTGTAATGTTCGACTTAACTGCTTTCTTGGCAAGAGAAGCATAAGCAGTGAGAGTTTGAGCCTAATTACTGATGTTGTGTTCCAGATCGAAGACGATGCGTACCAGGAGGACCTGGGCTTCAGTCTGGGTCAGCTAGGGAAGAGCGGCAGCGGGCGTGTCAGGCAGGCTCAGGTCAACGAGGCCACCAAAGCCAGAATCTCCAAGTCTCTCCAGGTAAAGATGGTCATTTTCACATCACCAGTGACTCGTGATTAATATAATTCTTGATCTCTaatgtttgtgcatttttctgttttttgttacaCAACAGAGGACGTTGCAGAAGCAGAGCATGACATACGGAGGAAAGTCAACGGTCAGAGATCGCTCCTCAGGAACCAGCTCCAGCGTCGCGTTTACCCCTCTACAGgtaaaaataagtaaacaacTTCTTTTACTGAACAGCACCGCGGCACCACGCGGGTCTATTTTATGTAATAATCACTGTGCTCTCGTCTGCAGGGGCTGGAGATTGTGAACCCACAGGCTGCAGAGAAGAAGGTGGCTGAAGCCAACCAGAAATATTTCTCTAACATGGCAGAGTTCCTCAAAGTCAAGAAGGAATCCAAGATGTGAacacgcacatgcacgcacacacagacagttgcACTCTAACACTGCAGCATCATAGTATGTTTTCAAATTTGTCTGacatcatgctttttttttttaaaactttttttgacttttgttttcttccatttttaataaaatgtaatttacacCTTTCACAAAACATCCTGTCATTTTTATAGAGAGAAAATGTTGAGTtgttatgtaataaaatgttttgttttaagcaATTTAACTGATACTCTTTAAACTCTCAGCCATCTCACTCGCCAAAGTCTGGAAACACATCcacaacttttcatttatttgtggtTGGCACCtctttaaaactttaaagaGTTAAAGTTTATCCACATGTAATGTAGCAATAATAGGACTTTACAACACACACTGCCTTGTAATTTCTTAAAAGTATTTATTGAAATTTTACAATCCTGTTTATAACCCCGTTATGACATCTCCCATGCAGAACTGTGATGAGAAAAAGTTGTAAATACGTCTTGAAATTCACATTTTAGCAATTTCTTAACTGACCTTCCCTTTCAGAAAACCTTAAAAGCCCCAAAAAATAGAATCTATAAAAGGCAAATCTCTCGTAGCTTTGcagtattttcctttttcacatCCTCAACCCCCCCCGTTTCCCTCCCAAAAGAAAGCCTAATCAAGAGCTGAATttacacaaaacatgaaattgCAACTGCAGAAACAGATCAAAGTTTTCATGGTTGTTTTGAATGGGAAAAAATCTGATTCAGGTCACATAACACTCTTCCCATTCAAACCGCCAGGAAAAGATGGGATCTGTCCCCGCGTCTGATTAAAAACCAGATCACCAGTGTAAATCTTATTGTTCTTCAGGTAGCACATGAACAACCACGGCAGACGAGACATTTCTTACTCcacccacgagttaaatctACCACCAGAATTTTTAGGATTTCTGTATTTGTCACTCTACATGTAAACAGTTTCAGTGCACATTCACTGTATAGGGTTTTCACTTAAAATATCAGGTGGTAAATTCAACACGGTGGACTTTTAGGTTGacatcaaaacaataaaaccttaACTAAAAGTGGGAAGTTGACTCAAACAGAACTTATCTAATGCTATCTGTGTACTTTGAGATTAATTAAGAGGTGATTCGTGTTCTGTCGAAGGAATTTGGGCACAGATACATTCACTATGCTCAGCGTGGCCTTTTACATTGAGGAGGATGAGAATTCCTCAGCGGTGTAAGAATCAAACATCAAATTGATTAACTTCTCAAACCCtatttttaagatttattttacaAGTTTATTAATTTCTCACAAACATGAATGCGCCATAATAATGCATTTTCTTTGACAGGTtaacttaaaaacattttattggtaAAGAGAGGGAGTCAGAGACCAGTTCAATTGCATAGCAATTTAATCCATGTCCAATAAGGACTCTTTCCCTGTCACAGGGAGAGGCCCTGTGGTCACTCTCAATCAGCGTTTTAAATCGACCAAGACAATATCAATAAAACTATTGATAACCGCTCACTATCTCTAATAGTGACCATTTTCAACAGGCATCATCGGGTCTTAAAAGAAGCCATTCCTACACACCATGACTAAATGTCCACTGTACTTCCCCATTCTAAACCACcaaattacagtaaatacaagaTGGGCAGTTTACTTAACAATCAAATCCAAGGTTTCGTTTTGTGTCAAGTCAAAGGCTTCCAGGCTCATGTTGGGTAGGTGGTACAGAGAATCTTGTTGAAacggaaaaagaaaacaaaacatgagaaaCATGCATGGGGTAGGCTTTCCTAATGCCACATACTGAGTGTGCACACAGACAGGCACAAACGCAGATCTCTAATGAGAGCCCTCTCAGCTCATGCAGCGCGCTGCCTTTGATCAGGCCCATGGGGCGTTTTTTTGTCAAAAGCAAGGCGCCACATGAGCAGCGAGGGCTTCACATGAGATGCAGCCTATACAGACACCTGTCTCCATTTCCGGAGAGGGTCTCTACTACACATCACAATCTCTATCCACAGTTTGGAGTTCAGTCTCGGAATGTCAACAGCAGCacattttgtctctctctgtccttttcgCGGCCCTTTGTCCGTCACTGCAGGTCTCTGTCTTCGAGGTACCTGTACTCGAAGGTGAACCCCTCCTTCTTCCGCTGGCCCCATTTCTCATAATCAAAGTAAATGTAAGTGCCCTGAGGGAGCAGCAGAGCGGAGAGAACAAATCATTAATACACTGCAAACACAAatcaatataatatattaagTGCCCAGTTTCTAACTTTAGATGTGTCAATGGAAACTGTGGTGAAGCTGCACCTGTTCAAACTCATCAGTGATAGTCTTGGGCTCCTCGTGCCTCTGGAACCACATCATGTACTTGGTGTG
The sequence above is drawn from the Thunnus maccoyii chromosome 10, fThuMac1.1, whole genome shotgun sequence genome and encodes:
- the prpf31 gene encoding U4/U6 small nuclear ribonucleoprotein Prp31 yields the protein MSLADELLADLEEAGDEGEDGLYPEGEEGESDGEASQGRTEGGLEDIPEEMEVDYSKAESVASIAKLRNSKQFSEIMDKISGYIGKQRKNSEVSGPVEADPEYRLIVAANNLTVEIDNELNIIHKFTRDKYSKRFPELESLVPDSLDYIRTVKELGNNLEKCKNNETLQQILTNATIMVVSVTASTTQGSQLNEDELKQLEEACDMALELNQSKHRIYEYVESRMSFIAPNLSIIVGASTAAKIMGIAGGLTNLSKMPACNLMLLGAQRRTLSGFSSTSLLPHTGFIYHCDVVQSLPPDLRRKAARLVAAKCTLAARVDSFHESSDGKVGYDLKEEIERKFDKWQEPPPVKQVKPLPAPLDGQRKKRGGRRYRKMKERLGLTEIRKHANRMTFAEIEDDAYQEDLGFSLGQLGKSGSGRVRQAQVNEATKARISKSLQRTLQKQSMTYGGKSTVRDRSSGTSSSVAFTPLQGLEIVNPQAAEKKVAEANQKYFSNMAEFLKVKKESKM